The DNA region GGATTTAAACAGGGGAGTTTTGCCGTAAAGTAAGATACGATATCTACAGGATTACTTACAACAATTACCAAGGGATCGTTTTTAAAATTGCAACCACCAAAAACACCTTTTGTAATGGTGATGTTATCGAGTGCAACTTCCATTCTGGAGCCAATGATTTTACGATTTACGCCGGAGGTATGAAATATTACATCTGATTCGATAAAACGTTCCTTGTTATTGATGTAAAGCTTGTTTTCGGGATGTAAAACCTGACAATGCTGCAATTCCAACACGCGACCATTGTTGTGAGGCGAAGGTTCCATAATGTTCACCTCCATGGGCATTTGCCTTTTATTTAATAACAACCAGGCAATGGACGCTCCCACCTTGCCGCAACCTACAATACTAACCCTTAGCACGCGCTGGTCCATACTAAAGCAATAATTGAAACGTTACTTTTTTGCATGAAGCGAATTTCAATTAAAAAGTAAAGGGTAATTATGATGCTGGTCATTCGAAAAATAGGACTCTTATCAGTTTTAGCGCTTCTAACCTCAGCTTGTAATGAACAAGTTAAAGCAGGAAATCAGATAAATACCAGCATTAAGAAAGAAGAAAAACAAATCCCGGAGGAACCAAATAATAACAATAAAAGCTACGATTTTTTATTCTTTCCTCACCTGGGTGATGGATTTAGCACACCCTTTCATGAGCGGATCAATTCCATTTCAAAAAACAAACAACAACAAACGTTACGCTGGAACCATACAGTAACAGAATCCACAACGGAATTACTTGAGCAATGGAGCCTGCTTAATTCATCTGAACCCAGCAGTATTTTTTCGGTTGCAAAAGGCATTGTGCAGACAGAAACCGACACTTCTTTCATCATCGAACATCAGTTCCTTGAAAATGGAAAAAAGAAAATAATTCAGGTAGAATATTTCCCCATTACTCCAATAGAAAATATTAAATCTGTAAATAGAAATCAAAAAATTGGTACTCTCAAAGGAACCACTCTTTTTACGCGTATTCGGTGGACTTCCGATATTCCAATATATAAGAAACCTCTGCAATGGTATGCAGAAAATTACAGGCACACTACCCTACCCGCCAGTGAAAATCAATTGTTGATTGTAGTAAAAAGTGAATACACCATTTACCATTTCGAAAAAGGGAAACTGATTGCTGAGTTTGATATTTGTTTGGGACAAGAACCTCTTGGACATAAAGAAGTGGAAGGAGATAATAAAACACCGGAAGGGGAATATAGAATTACGGAAAAAGAAAAAGGTCCCTTTTACGGCGGTACGGGTCCCTGGCTGGGCGATCGATGGATGCATTTCTCCTATCCGAACCGCTTCGATGCCAAACTGGGATATGAAAAGGGATTAATTTCTAAAACGCAATACCTCGATATTGAAAAAACAGATTTGATGAATGGAAAAACCAACTCGTATACGCATTTAGGCGGACGAGTAGGCTTGCATGGTTGGAACGGGACCTTTATTGCCAATGGCACCCAGGATTTAACCTGGGGCTGTATTTGTATGCAAAACGAAGACATTATTGAGCTCTTCGAAAAAATCCCCATGAATACCAAACTGATTATTCTACCATAAAAAAAACCGCGATCATCATTGACCGCGGTTTTCTATAATCGTTCAAAATAGTTATTGCTTAATCAGGCGGATCGATTTTAACTCATTACCCACCCTAACATTAACCAGGTAAATTCCTGATGATAATGCTGAAGTATTTACAGGCAATAAAAACTCTCCGCGCATAGTACCAAAAGCACGTGTAGAAACCACTTTTCCATTGATATCAATCACCTCAACATTTACATCTGCAGGGTTACTGATGTTGATTGCTACATTACTGAAATCTGAAGCAGGATTCGGGAATAAACGAGCAGAAAAATTAGATGTATTTTCCTCTACTCCGGTAATCAAATCAGAAAGCGCAATTTCACCTGCATTTTCAATGGTTCCGTTAGGGTGACGAAGCATAACAACAATGTGCATTGCATTTACATCCCAAGTTGGATCCAGTGTAAAATTGAATGAATTGGAAAAGATATCATTCGCACTAATGGTTGAAGTGAAGGCATTTTGTAATCCGGTAAATGAAGGATTAATGTCACGTGCTACATGATCGTAAACCATATTAGCAGCTGGTACAGGATTTGGTTCAGTTTGCCAGTTATGTCCTGCCCCTACCAAAGGTAAATTCTGGGAGGTTGAACTGTAGTAATTGGTTTGGTTATATCCAGAAGTGGTCCCGGTAATTCCATCTTCTGTTAAAACAGTCAGCAAACGCCAGTCGCCAGAAGTATTGATATGAAATGTAGTTGTAACATCTACAGTCAATGAATTTCCATTTACGGTTCCGCCAATATTGAAAGTTCCGGCAGGATCAAGAACAATGCGGTTAAGGAAATCGCCTTCCATTTGAGAAGGATCAATTTCAGCACCACGGTCAACCAAAGCAGAAGGATATCCGCTAATTAATCCACCAATGGCAGCATCATAATCCGTAACGGTCATAGGATCGCTGTTGTGAACTGCAATCCCTGCAAAATATCCATCGTATTTCGTGCTCATTTCTTCCATGTAAACAGCACCACGCGGACACCATCCACACCATGTTCCGGTTCCTTCTTCTGCAACTACCATTTTACCGGCAGCAGGTACAACTGGATTAAGCGTAATGGTTTTTACATCATCATTGGCATCTCCATCTGCACCGGCACCATTTACGTTAGAAATAGTAATGGTTAAAGGATTACTTCCTGCAGCAAGAAGGATCTGTTGATTGAACGTGTAATTCATGGTGGCTAATGAAGCC from Flavobacteriales bacterium includes:
- a CDS encoding Omp28-related outer membrane protein, with protein sequence MKNRYALLLGGLLLGSSGFAQFSDNFDSYTAGGYLGVQSVPWTTWSGTQGGAEDVLVSSALSHSAPNSIYYSSTSANGGPTDCVLSFGGVKNTGQFSIGAYFYVQSGKGAYFNLQADATIGATWALDCQMVNDGNLYLSNTQGSYLQTTYPIATWFELRLDINLNTNVWELFIDNVSQGSFANPINRVSFIDIFPINPTSLGGNNQAGYYMDDFFYNHTPYSLPSLNGAVTLASVSGGLAGQNRDVVATVRNLGTTAITSFDITYDYNGSQITENVTGQNLASLATMNYTFNQQILLAAGSNPLTITISNVNGAGADGDANDDVKTITLNPVVPAAGKMVVAEEGTGTWCGWCPRGAVYMEEMSTKYDGYFAGIAVHNSDPMTVTDYDAAIGGLISGYPSALVDRGAEIDPSQMEGDFLNRIVLDPAGTFNIGGTVNGNSLTVDVTTTFHINTSGDWRLLTVLTEDGITGTTSGYNQTNYYSSTSQNLPLVGAGHNWQTEPNPVPAANMVYDHVARDINPSFTGLQNAFTSTISANDIFSNSFNFTLDPTWDVNAMHIVVMLRHPNGTIENAGEIALSDLITGVEENTSNFSARLFPNPASDFSNVAINISNPADVNVEVIDINGKVVSTRAFGTMRGEFLLPVNTSALSSGIYLVNVRVGNELKSIRLIKQ
- a CDS encoding L,D-transpeptidase; translation: MMLVIRKIGLLSVLALLTSACNEQVKAGNQINTSIKKEEKQIPEEPNNNNKSYDFLFFPHLGDGFSTPFHERINSISKNKQQQTLRWNHTVTESTTELLEQWSLLNSSEPSSIFSVAKGIVQTETDTSFIIEHQFLENGKKKIIQVEYFPITPIENIKSVNRNQKIGTLKGTTLFTRIRWTSDIPIYKKPLQWYAENYRHTTLPASENQLLIVVKSEYTIYHFEKGKLIAEFDICLGQEPLGHKEVEGDNKTPEGEYRITEKEKGPFYGGTGPWLGDRWMHFSYPNRFDAKLGYEKGLISKTQYLDIEKTDLMNGKTNSYTHLGGRVGLHGWNGTFIANGTQDLTWGCICMQNEDIIELFEKIPMNTKLIILP